A section of the Dehalococcoidia bacterium genome encodes:
- a CDS encoding (Fe-S)-binding protein, protein MNNEQLLIDITKCSRCGKCGAICPMYKETEGWDTDVARGRVLLTWGLARGDLDVNQELVEAIYRCPTCMMCEQQCTSGVKVTEIIRKARELLVEKGADIPFSHKAAFDLISRITLRDDLKRDWTDLIEGDFVDKGEIVYFVGSLPYIEPVMNFDIGARRIMSGAVKILNHAGIKPAIIPQLADSGHDAFWSGQTDLFNALREKNTKLLKGAKVIVTTCAEDYRTLSKEYSLPAKVYHISQYVRDLMKQGKLSFEKGTEKVTYHDPCRLGRHMGEFEAPREVLKQIADFKDMPRHGKDGPCCGVGAWMNCNEFSKEIRQDRLMEASQTAEIMITACSKCVSHFRCFLEEPNEKENPPTVKVMDFTDFVASKLK, encoded by the coding sequence ATGAATAACGAGCAATTACTAATCGATATAACCAAGTGTTCCCGGTGCGGAAAGTGTGGAGCGATCTGTCCCATGTACAAAGAGACCGAGGGCTGGGATACCGACGTAGCCAGGGGGAGGGTGTTGCTGACGTGGGGTTTAGCCAGAGGGGACCTGGATGTCAATCAGGAACTTGTCGAGGCCATCTATCGATGCCCCACCTGCATGATGTGCGAGCAGCAATGTACCTCTGGCGTCAAGGTAACGGAGATCATCAGGAAAGCAAGGGAACTCCTCGTCGAAAAGGGTGCCGATATCCCGTTTTCCCACAAAGCAGCCTTCGATCTCATCTCCCGGATAACGCTGAGAGACGATTTGAAGCGGGATTGGACGGACCTGATCGAGGGCGATTTCGTGGACAAAGGCGAAATCGTCTATTTCGTCGGATCTCTCCCTTATATAGAGCCGGTGATGAATTTCGATATCGGGGCCAGGCGGATCATGTCCGGCGCGGTGAAGATACTCAACCATGCCGGGATTAAACCCGCCATAATACCGCAGCTGGCAGACAGCGGCCACGATGCGTTCTGGTCCGGCCAGACCGACCTTTTCAACGCTTTGCGAGAGAAGAACACCAAGCTCCTCAAAGGGGCTAAGGTGATCGTTACCACCTGCGCCGAGGATTACAGGACTCTATCGAAAGAATATTCCCTGCCTGCCAAGGTTTATCACATATCTCAGTATGTGAGAGACCTGATGAAGCAGGGCAAGCTGAGCTTTGAAAAAGGCACCGAAAAAGTAACTTACCATGATCCGTGCCGACTGGGCAGACACATGGGCGAGTTCGAGGCCCCGCGGGAAGTGCTCAAGCAGATTGCCGATTTCAAGGATATGCCGAGGCATGGCAAAGACGGCCCCTGTTGCGGCGTCGGCGCGTGGATGAACTGCAATGAGTTCTCGAAAGAGATTCGGCAGGATAGATTGATGGAAGCATCGCAGACGGCGGAGATCATGATCACCGCTTGCAGCAAGTGTGTTTCTCATTTCCGATGCTTCCTGGAAGAGCCCAATGAGAAAGAGAACCCGCCGACGGTCAAGGTGATGGATTTCACCGATTTCGTGGCGAGCAAGCTGAAGTAA
- a CDS encoding FAD-linked oxidase C-terminal domain-containing protein produces the protein MNIIDELIKIVGKGRASNDKTILYTYSKDVSIVEGMPDYVVRPKTTEEVSAIVKLAAKNNIPIVPRGVGSGMEGGVVPVKGGIVLDMRNMDNILEFDTDNLYVVVEPGILHVTLDSKLAERGFFWPPAPASTDFATIGGMIGTNASGMTCLKYGNTRNSVLGLEVVLPDGSVIKTGSKTVKSVSGYDLTALIVGAEGTLGVVTKAILKILPKPKYKATVVAYFDDLDKVGAAVVGTFAAGIVPAACDVLDRSGIQAVNQYKPEIGLPDVEAMLFFNVEGSAAAVKEETEVVINVCEKAGAVEVKTAASKEEADALWAGRKSVASAISRLDPKKAGPNLADDYGVPLTKIPEMLRELRRISAETNIQIATYGHIGDGNLHSGMAVNMLDEEELARGKKAGDMVHEAALRLGGTATPEHGIGAFKIRWLIEEHPTSYPWMQAIKKVFDPQNIMNPGKLFEVT, from the coding sequence GTGAACATCATAGATGAGCTTATCAAAATCGTGGGCAAAGGAAGAGCATCGAATGACAAAACGATCCTCTATACCTACTCCAAAGACGTCTCCATCGTCGAGGGTATGCCGGATTATGTTGTCCGGCCGAAGACGACGGAAGAGGTTTCCGCAATCGTCAAACTGGCGGCCAAGAACAATATTCCCATTGTACCGAGGGGAGTCGGCAGCGGGATGGAAGGCGGAGTGGTTCCGGTCAAGGGCGGGATCGTCCTTGACATGCGCAACATGGATAATATCCTGGAGTTCGATACGGATAATCTCTATGTTGTGGTAGAGCCTGGCATCCTTCACGTCACGTTGGATTCCAAATTAGCGGAGCGCGGCTTTTTCTGGCCTCCGGCCCCGGCTTCCACCGACTTTGCTACTATCGGCGGAATGATCGGTACCAACGCCAGTGGCATGACCTGCCTCAAGTACGGCAACACCAGAAATTCAGTCCTCGGCCTGGAAGTGGTTCTGCCAGATGGTTCGGTTATTAAGACCGGTTCAAAAACGGTGAAGAGCGTCTCCGGCTATGACCTGACGGCTTTGATTGTGGGTGCAGAGGGCACCTTGGGAGTGGTGACCAAAGCTATCCTGAAGATACTTCCCAAACCCAAGTACAAGGCCACGGTTGTCGCTTATTTTGATGATCTGGACAAAGTCGGCGCGGCTGTGGTTGGCACCTTTGCCGCCGGCATCGTTCCAGCAGCCTGCGATGTGCTGGATAGATCGGGTATTCAAGCCGTCAATCAATACAAGCCTGAAATCGGTCTTCCCGATGTCGAAGCCATGCTCTTCTTCAATGTTGAAGGAAGTGCGGCCGCTGTAAAGGAAGAGACTGAGGTGGTAATCAATGTCTGCGAGAAGGCGGGCGCCGTCGAAGTGAAAACTGCGGCTAGCAAGGAAGAGGCGGATGCGCTCTGGGCAGGCAGGAAGTCAGTTGCCTCCGCCATATCCAGGCTCGATCCTAAGAAGGCTGGCCCGAACCTCGCCGATGACTATGGCGTTCCCCTGACAAAAATACCTGAGATGCTCAGAGAGCTGAGAAGGATCAGCGCGGAGACCAACATTCAGATTGCCACTTATGGCCATATCGGGGACGGTAATCTGCATTCCGGCATGGCTGTTAATATGTTGGACGAAGAGGAACTGGCGCGGGGGAAGAAGGCCGGCGACATGGTCCACGAGGCTGCGCTGAGGCTGGGAGGAACGGCAACGCCGGAACACGGAATCGGAGCATTCAAGATCAGATGGCTCATAGAAGAGCATCCCACTTCGTACCCGTGGATGCAGGCCATCAAGAAGGTCTTCGATCCACAGAATATTATGAACCCAGGAAAACTGTTCGAGGTCACATGA
- a CDS encoding C-terminal binding protein codes for MGFKVAQCIDMPGVNFKGELLAPLGHTLVKGTWMTEDQIIENAKDCDAVMGGTTIQPFSRRVLTALPKCRIVASAGVGYEKVDVDAATELGIVVCNVPDYGVDEVSGMAVTMIMALGRKLIQMNQAAKEKQLNTLRDQKGLMEVLYPVFRTNAETVGVIGCGRIGMTAALKCRGLGMRVIGYDPYVFPSVLKSRYIEPVSLDTLLKESDYVTVHCPHNSETEGMLGYNEFKKMKKTAYFINTARGRVVDEPALVKALQEKLIAGAGLDVTWDEPIKPDCPFIKMPNVYLTGHSAWYSTTAQEEMYGKPVTQVIQAFEGKFPLYAVNPKVEDKWMAKWGKKK; via the coding sequence ATGGGTTTCAAAGTTGCTCAATGTATAGACATGCCGGGAGTTAATTTTAAGGGAGAGCTGCTGGCGCCGCTGGGTCATACCCTGGTCAAAGGCACGTGGATGACGGAAGACCAGATCATCGAAAACGCGAAGGATTGCGATGCGGTAATGGGCGGGACTACAATTCAGCCGTTCAGCCGTCGTGTGCTTACAGCGTTGCCCAAGTGTCGTATCGTCGCCAGCGCTGGCGTCGGTTATGAAAAGGTTGATGTGGACGCGGCCACAGAGCTTGGCATAGTGGTCTGCAATGTTCCCGATTACGGTGTCGATGAAGTCTCCGGAATGGCAGTGACCATGATAATGGCTCTGGGTCGCAAGCTGATTCAGATGAACCAGGCGGCAAAGGAAAAGCAACTCAATACGCTTCGGGACCAAAAGGGCTTGATGGAGGTCCTTTATCCCGTGTTTCGGACGAACGCTGAGACCGTGGGCGTCATCGGTTGCGGTCGAATCGGTATGACTGCCGCTCTCAAGTGCCGTGGATTGGGCATGCGGGTTATCGGCTATGATCCCTACGTCTTCCCATCGGTCCTGAAGAGCCGCTATATCGAGCCAGTGAGCTTGGATACCCTCTTGAAAGAGTCGGACTATGTCACTGTGCATTGTCCTCACAACAGCGAGACCGAGGGCATGCTGGGCTACAATGAGTTCAAGAAGATGAAGAAGACCGCCTATTTCATCAATACTGCTCGCGGTCGTGTTGTGGATGAGCCCGCCCTTGTTAAGGCGCTCCAGGAAAAACTCATTGCCGGAGCTGGCCTTGATGTAACATGGGATGAGCCTATCAAGCCGGATTGCCCATTCATTAAGATGCCTAACGTTTATCTCACCGGCCACAGCGCGTGGTATTCCACTACTGCTCAGGAAGAGATGTACGGCAAGCCGGTTACCCAGGTCATTCAGGCCTTCGAAGGCAAGTTCCCTCTCTACGCGGTAAATCCCAAGGTAGAAGACAAGTGGATGGCCAAGTGGGGCAAGAAGAAGTAG